The following coding sequences lie in one Rhodohalobacter barkolensis genomic window:
- the ftsH gene encoding ATP-dependent zinc metalloprotease FtsH, translated as MAKKNNFKKGSSDSDSKDSKKAPKFPNWIYIVLFLVLIAFNFYFIPGESSERIKYSEFLEYVQNGYVDEILITNGRNIQGEYSEKAFEEGIAERPQPSENRWDRSESAGDKFTTTMLEGDDIRAELDEYEVVYDVRIEESWFSGILIWLIPIALIIAFWVFIFKRMNPGQQVLNIGKNKASLYDKQTESKVSFKDVAGLQEAKAEVEEVVEFLSNPQKFTNLGGTLPKGVLLVGPPGTGKTLLAKATAGEADVPFFSLSGSDFVEMFVGVGAARVRDLFKQAKEKAPCIVFIDEIDSIGRTRGRGMQMSSNDERENTLNQLLSEMDGFNSDKGVIIMAATNRPDILDSALLRPGRFDRQIMIDKPDLNGRMQILDVHSKKLKLSDQIDLKVLASQTPGFAGADLANLCNEAALMAARRDKKQVEMIDFQDAIERVVAGLEKKNKLISKDERKIVAYHEAGHAIVGWFLEHTDPVLKVSIVPRGFAALGYTLQTPLEDRFLMTTEELEDKICALLGGRVAEELVFGKISTGAQNDLERITNMAFAMVAEYGMSEELGYISLKDSNSPNDSYGFNKKYSENTAQKIDGAIRNIIQKNYQRTVDLLNKHKDKLEEMAETLLDKEVLNHVDLRDMLGDRPSGNYPEGIFDHEDSKRAATNGSASNDEDQEEGLDDKSDEKKKGSASEEPELSDDNTDKDKDAS; from the coding sequence ATGGCAAAGAAAAACAATTTTAAAAAAGGTTCATCAGACTCCGATTCAAAAGATTCGAAGAAAGCTCCTAAGTTTCCAAACTGGATCTATATCGTTCTCTTTTTAGTCTTAATCGCATTTAATTTCTATTTCATCCCGGGAGAAAGTTCTGAGCGGATTAAATACAGTGAATTTCTTGAATACGTACAGAATGGCTATGTAGATGAAATTCTGATTACAAATGGTAGAAATATTCAGGGTGAGTATTCAGAAAAAGCTTTTGAAGAGGGGATTGCGGAACGCCCACAACCATCAGAGAACCGCTGGGATCGCTCTGAATCAGCCGGAGATAAGTTTACAACAACCATGCTGGAAGGGGATGATATCCGTGCAGAACTGGATGAATATGAAGTTGTTTACGATGTAAGAATTGAAGAGAGTTGGTTCAGCGGTATTTTGATCTGGTTGATTCCAATAGCTCTGATTATTGCATTCTGGGTATTTATTTTCAAAAGAATGAATCCCGGACAGCAGGTGCTGAATATCGGGAAAAATAAAGCGAGCCTTTATGATAAACAGACTGAAAGTAAAGTATCGTTTAAAGATGTAGCCGGACTGCAGGAAGCAAAAGCTGAAGTGGAAGAAGTCGTTGAGTTTTTGAGCAATCCGCAAAAATTTACAAATCTTGGAGGTACACTGCCCAAAGGTGTTCTGCTAGTTGGCCCTCCCGGAACCGGTAAAACATTACTGGCTAAAGCAACTGCAGGTGAAGCTGATGTGCCATTCTTTTCTCTAAGTGGATCCGATTTTGTAGAGATGTTTGTAGGTGTAGGTGCTGCCAGGGTTCGGGACCTTTTTAAGCAGGCTAAAGAGAAAGCACCATGTATAGTCTTTATTGATGAAATTGATTCCATCGGCCGAACACGGGGTCGAGGAATGCAGATGAGTTCAAATGATGAGCGTGAAAATACATTGAACCAGCTGCTTAGTGAAATGGACGGTTTTAATAGTGATAAAGGTGTGATCATTATGGCGGCTACAAACCGGCCGGATATTCTGGACTCGGCTCTGTTGAGACCGGGACGATTTGACCGTCAAATCATGATCGATAAGCCGGATCTGAATGGAAGAATGCAAATACTTGACGTTCACTCTAAAAAACTTAAGCTTTCCGATCAAATTGATCTGAAAGTATTGGCATCTCAAACACCTGGTTTTGCCGGAGCGGATCTTGCTAATCTATGTAATGAAGCTGCTTTGATGGCTGCCAGAAGAGACAAGAAACAGGTTGAAATGATCGACTTCCAGGACGCAATTGAGCGAGTTGTGGCCGGATTGGAAAAGAAGAATAAACTGATTAGCAAGGACGAGCGTAAAATTGTAGCCTATCACGAAGCGGGTCATGCCATTGTAGGTTGGTTTCTTGAGCATACCGATCCTGTTCTTAAAGTAAGCATCGTTCCACGCGGATTTGCTGCACTCGGCTATACACTTCAAACTCCTCTCGAGGATCGTTTTTTAATGACTACTGAGGAACTTGAAGATAAAATATGTGCTCTTCTTGGAGGCCGTGTTGCCGAAGAATTAGTATTTGGTAAAATATCGACCGGGGCTCAGAATGATCTTGAGCGCATTACCAACATGGCATTTGCTATGGTTGCGGAGTACGGTATGAGTGAGGAGCTTGGATATATTTCTCTTAAGGATTCCAATAGTCCGAATGACAGCTATGGCTTCAATAAAAAATATTCTGAAAATACAGCTCAGAAGATCGATGGTGCCATCCGAAACATCATTCAGAAGAACTACCAGAGAACAGTGGATCTGCTTAACAAGCATAAAGACAAACTGGAAGAGATGGCAGAAACCCTGCTCGACAAAGAGGTTTTAAATCATGTCGATTTAAGAGACATGCTGGGTGACCGACCGAGTGGTAATTATCCTGAGGGAATATTTGATCACGAAGATTCTAAAAGGGCTGCTACAAACGGTTCTGCTTCGAATGATGAAGATCAAGAGGAAGGTTTGGATGACAAGAGTGATGAAAAGAAGAAAGGCAGTGCATCAGAAGAACCGGAACTTTCTGATGACAATACGGATAAAGATAAGGATGCGTCTTAG
- the thiL gene encoding thiamine-phosphate kinase, producing the protein MAKKEFQQIQDIGFKSLIESFKKYTGFKRDNILKGIGDDASVSMQSDGKVSCTSSEVFVEGVHFDLTYTPFQHLGYKLVTAAVSDILAMNAEPEQILIDIAIPNKYSVQMIEQLYKGIDAAAHDYKVQVTGGDTTASHQFLAASVVCIGVAEKDDIIYRKGAKEGDIICVTGELGSALAGLRILLREKRAWQDNPEQQFKPDLQPYEHVVQRQLIPKARIDLFNALKDSEVKPHCLIDLTQGLVADLSDVLKQSGVGAEIYSPAVPISLEARNVADEMNEDVDKYAFYGGEDFEMLFTLPEPLVEKFKAEFDDFIVIGRITEAEKQLTVNTGEEHNYQIEIES; encoded by the coding sequence ATGGCAAAGAAAGAATTTCAACAGATACAAGATATCGGTTTTAAATCACTTATTGAGTCCTTTAAAAAATATACAGGATTCAAAAGAGATAATATTTTAAAGGGGATAGGAGATGACGCCTCTGTATCCATGCAAAGTGACGGTAAAGTTTCTTGTACCAGTTCAGAGGTTTTTGTTGAAGGAGTCCATTTTGACCTTACCTATACTCCATTCCAGCACTTGGGATATAAGCTTGTAACAGCTGCGGTAAGCGATATTTTGGCTATGAATGCAGAACCCGAACAGATACTGATTGATATAGCGATTCCCAATAAATATTCAGTTCAAATGATTGAACAGCTCTATAAGGGAATAGATGCTGCCGCACACGACTATAAAGTGCAAGTGACAGGAGGAGATACTACGGCATCACACCAATTTTTAGCAGCCTCTGTTGTTTGTATAGGTGTTGCAGAGAAAGATGATATCATCTATCGAAAAGGAGCCAAAGAGGGAGACATCATTTGTGTTACAGGTGAACTGGGAAGTGCATTAGCCGGACTCAGAATACTATTAAGAGAAAAAAGAGCGTGGCAGGATAATCCTGAGCAACAATTCAAGCCGGATCTGCAACCTTATGAGCATGTAGTGCAAAGGCAGTTAATACCCAAAGCCAGAATTGATCTTTTTAATGCTCTTAAAGATTCTGAAGTTAAACCACACTGTTTGATAGACCTTACACAAGGTCTGGTAGCCGACCTCAGCGATGTTTTGAAACAGTCGGGTGTGGGTGCTGAGATCTACTCTCCGGCAGTTCCAATCAGTTTGGAAGCAAGAAATGTTGCAGACGAAATGAATGAGGATGTAGACAAGTACGCTTTCTACGGAGGTGAAGATTTTGAAATGTTATTTACGTTACCGGAGCCTTTGGTTGAAAAATTTAAAGCAGAATTTGATGATTTTATTGTAATAGGCAGAATTACTGAGGCAGAGAAGCAGTTAACAGTAAATACCGGAGAGGAACACAACTATCAAATTGAAATAGAGTCATAA
- a CDS encoding ExbD/TolR family protein has protein sequence MAHFKKKQAGTKQSIPTSAMPDVVFMLLIFFMVTTVLREVELQVQVNYADAENIEKIEQKRLVSYIYIGPERLSGNRLGETKVQIDDSLIDDMGSIRNIMYDKLMEEPRLIVSLRVDEDSEFGTITDVQQELRHAGTLRINYSTRREI, from the coding sequence ATGGCACATTTTAAAAAGAAACAAGCCGGTACAAAGCAAAGTATTCCGACATCTGCGATGCCTGATGTTGTATTCATGCTTCTTATTTTCTTTATGGTTACAACCGTATTGAGGGAAGTTGAACTTCAGGTACAGGTGAATTATGCGGATGCTGAAAACATCGAAAAGATTGAGCAAAAACGTTTGGTTAGTTACATCTATATCGGACCTGAAAGATTATCAGGGAATAGATTGGGTGAAACTAAAGTTCAGATTGATGACTCACTAATCGATGACATGGGTTCTATCAGAAATATCATGTATGATAAATTGATGGAAGAACCACGCTTGATTGTATCACTTCGGGTTGATGAAGACTCAGAATTTGGTACTATCACCGATGTACAGCAGGAGCTTCGTCATGCAGGAACGTTGAGGATTAATTACTCTACACGACGAGAGATTTAA
- a CDS encoding ExbD/TolR family protein: MLKKKRDKESGEIDGSSLADIAFLLLIFFLVVTTIDVDTGIGLVLPPIPDDIEPPPVRERNLLNILVNAQGMILIDDEPASLNNVRDRIKTFVDNNGADPNLSESPDDAIVSIKTDRRTPYNIYIDMLDEVMGAYAELRHQASMDRFGVPFTSLEQNSEQYDEIRDMYPKKISIAEPDEG; the protein is encoded by the coding sequence ATGCTTAAGAAAAAGCGAGATAAGGAAAGTGGAGAAATTGATGGGTCGTCCCTGGCGGATATTGCCTTTCTTTTGCTGATCTTCTTTCTTGTTGTAACTACTATTGATGTTGATACAGGTATCGGTTTGGTATTACCACCCATACCTGACGACATTGAACCCCCGCCGGTAAGGGAGCGTAACTTGCTCAACATTCTGGTGAACGCTCAAGGAATGATTCTTATTGACGATGAACCGGCTTCACTCAACAACGTTAGAGATCGTATCAAAACTTTTGTTGATAATAATGGAGCTGATCCTAATCTGTCTGAATCTCCTGATGATGCAATCGTATCGATTAAAACTGACAGGCGCACACCCTATAATATTTACATCGACATGCTTGATGAAGTTATGGGTGCGTATGCAGAACTCAGACATCAGGCCTCGATGGATCGGTTTGGAGTGCCTTTTACTTCACTCGAGCAGAACAGCGAGCAATATGATGAGATAAGGGATATGTATCCTAAGAAAATATCAATCGCAGAACCTGATGAGGGGTAG
- a CDS encoding MotA/TolQ/ExbB proton channel family protein has product MTSSLALIFLQAGADAGFFNVIVEKFNEGGEFMWPVLIALILGLAIFLERIITLNLADINTRKFILEVQEALQEGGIPAAQELCAQTRGPVASVFQAGLMRADEGIEAAEKAITTYGSIEMSFLERGLVWLSLFISIAPLLGFLGTVVGMIEAFDAIEAAADISPSLVARGIKIALLTTAGGLLAGIILQIGYNYCVSKIDRIISDMEEGSITLIDSIVLLKEGKQIVPENTDTDEA; this is encoded by the coding sequence ATGACTTCATCTTTAGCTCTCATTTTTCTTCAAGCTGGAGCTGATGCTGGCTTTTTTAACGTAATCGTCGAAAAATTTAATGAAGGTGGTGAATTCATGTGGCCTGTTCTGATAGCCCTGATTCTTGGATTGGCTATCTTTTTAGAGCGCATCATCACACTCAACTTAGCTGACATTAACACCAGAAAATTTATCCTTGAAGTGCAGGAAGCATTACAAGAAGGCGGTATCCCTGCGGCTCAGGAACTTTGTGCCCAGACACGCGGTCCTGTTGCATCAGTATTTCAGGCTGGATTAATGCGTGCTGATGAAGGTATCGAAGCAGCAGAAAAAGCCATTACAACTTACGGTTCTATTGAAATGAGCTTCCTTGAAAGAGGACTTGTTTGGCTTTCACTCTTCATTTCAATTGCACCACTCCTCGGATTCCTTGGAACGGTTGTTGGTATGATTGAGGCGTTCGATGCTATTGAAGCTGCAGCTGATATTTCACCAAGTCTTGTAGCACGTGGTATTAAAATTGCGCTTTTGACAACAGCTGGTGGTCTTCTTGCGGGTATTATTCTTCAAATCGGTTACAACTACTGTGTATCCAAAATTGACAGAATTATCTCAGATATGGAAGAAGGATCTATTACATTGATCGATTCAATTGTTCTGTTGAAAGAAGGAAAACAAATTGTTCCTGAAAACACCGACACAGACGAAGCCTAA